A stretch of the Halomonas sp. CH40 genome encodes the following:
- a CDS encoding FAD:protein FMN transferase codes for MNSQKKIGWVSLVLTGLLGMAGCSSEEERPLESPVRFEGSIFGSFYQISIADPLTQGELSDIEEGFLAELHSVDKAMSTYRDDSELVGFNQASVGEWQLLSPEVIEVMAISQSVSEASQGAFDVTVGGLVNLWSFGPEAQPEEIPDDQTLEARLETVGFDALEFDADANQAQRTRDVFVDLSAVAKGYAADQVADYLNQQGFEHYLVNLGGDLVAQGYRDREEETPWRIGIEVPEDGPQTAQLVLPLSNMTVATSGDYRNYFEQDGQRFSHTIDPRTGRPITHGLASVSVFDDSNARADAWATALMVAGEQEGMAIAQANDLDVLMLVRDGEQWKSLASPGFAATFGETLLDELTIEVVQATPDTPTEE; via the coding sequence ATGAATAGTCAGAAAAAGATAGGGTGGGTCAGCCTGGTGTTAACCGGTTTGCTGGGGATGGCAGGCTGCTCCTCGGAAGAGGAACGACCGCTTGAGTCGCCGGTACGTTTTGAAGGCTCTATCTTTGGTAGCTTTTATCAGATCAGTATTGCCGACCCGCTGACCCAGGGAGAACTCAGCGATATTGAAGAAGGCTTTCTGGCTGAACTGCACAGCGTCGATAAGGCGATGTCAACCTATCGGGATGATTCTGAGCTGGTCGGTTTCAATCAGGCGTCGGTGGGAGAATGGCAATTACTCTCGCCCGAGGTCATCGAGGTGATGGCGATCAGCCAGTCTGTCTCCGAGGCCAGCCAGGGTGCTTTTGATGTGACGGTGGGCGGGCTGGTCAATCTGTGGAGCTTTGGCCCTGAAGCACAGCCTGAAGAGATCCCCGATGACCAAACGCTTGAAGCGCGCCTGGAAACGGTTGGCTTTGATGCCCTGGAGTTTGATGCTGATGCCAACCAGGCGCAGCGCACCCGGGATGTGTTTGTTGATCTTTCCGCCGTCGCCAAGGGCTATGCGGCGGATCAGGTGGCCGACTATCTCAATCAACAGGGCTTTGAGCACTATCTGGTGAACCTTGGCGGCGATCTGGTGGCGCAGGGATATCGTGACCGCGAAGAAGAAACGCCCTGGCGTATTGGCATTGAAGTCCCCGAAGACGGCCCGCAAACCGCCCAGCTTGTGCTGCCACTCAGCAATATGACAGTTGCCACCTCGGGCGATTACCGCAATTATTTCGAGCAGGACGGCCAGCGTTTTTCGCATACCATTGACCCTCGCACTGGCCGCCCCATCACCCATGGGCTGGCCTCTGTTTCCGTGTTTGATGATTCCAATGCCAGGGCAGATGCCTGGGCGACGGCGCTGATGGTGGCCGGTGAACAGGAAGGGATGGCCATCGCGCAGGCCAATGATCTTGATGTCCTGATGCTGGTACGCGATGGCGAACAATGGAAAAGCCTCGCCAGCCCTGGCTTTGCCGCCACCTTTGGTGAAACGCTGCTGGATGAACTGACTATCGAGGTCGTGCAGGCGACACCCGACACCCCAACGGAGGAATAA
- a CDS encoding undecaprenyl-diphosphate phosphatase, whose amino-acid sequence MDWLQITVLAIVQGFTEFLPISSSAHLILVPVLTSWQDQGLAFDVALHLGSLSAVMIYFRHEIFSMINSSLNALSGKGVDRDAWLALWVTLATLPVCAIGFVLHDVIEGYMRSTLIISLSLIVFGLLLGYADWKQRGSRSEYQLGLKDAIIIGLAQALALIPGTSRSGITITAALMVGMNREAAARFSFLLSIPVIVLAGGLETIKLAGQPDAMDWNAMIMGTLLSGISAYLCIHFFLAFIRKIGMQPFVIYRVLLGAWLLWIFYF is encoded by the coding sequence AAGCTCTGCGCATCTTATCCTGGTGCCGGTGCTGACTTCCTGGCAGGACCAGGGGCTGGCTTTCGATGTCGCCCTGCATCTTGGCAGCCTTAGCGCCGTGATGATTTACTTTCGGCACGAAATCTTTTCGATGATCAACAGCAGCCTCAACGCCCTGAGTGGTAAAGGCGTTGACCGCGATGCCTGGCTGGCGCTGTGGGTCACTCTGGCAACCCTGCCAGTGTGTGCGATTGGTTTCGTGCTCCACGATGTGATCGAAGGTTACATGCGTTCGACTCTGATTATTAGCCTGAGCCTGATCGTCTTTGGCCTGCTGCTGGGTTACGCCGATTGGAAGCAGCGCGGGTCGCGCAGTGAGTACCAGTTAGGCCTAAAGGACGCCATCATCATTGGCCTTGCCCAGGCGCTGGCCTTGATCCCCGGCACCTCCCGTTCCGGTATTACTATCACCGCCGCGCTGATGGTGGGTATGAACCGCGAAGCAGCGGCACGCTTTTCTTTTCTGTTGTCCATCCCGGTGATCGTGCTGGCCGGTGGGCTTGAAACCATCAAGCTGGCAGGCCAGCCAGACGCTATGGACTGGAACGCCATGATCATGGGCACCTTGCTTTCCGGTATCAGCGCCTATCTGTGTATTCACTTCTTTCTGGCTTTTATTCGCAAAATCGGCATGCAGCCCTTTGTTATCTATCGAGTATTGCTGGGCGCCTGGTTGCTGTGGATCTTTTATTTTTGA